Proteins from one Mycolicibacter virginiensis genomic window:
- a CDS encoding AraC family transcriptional regulator has product MSIGGAAQADWDIPRPVATCRHLLEAARLHGIDAADCLADTGVTPADIEDSATEVQARQELAILRNILGRVRDPHEFARDVGLQYNFANTGVLGYALLASPTLGDAVNLACRYATLSSTFLRLSRHDTPDGAVLVFDDSAVPADVRGFMMERDLFALTSMVPLLIGQLSSDTPIKVELPGIDFPAGRLEFPGVTVELDVYATRSAITLPCDLLTLPMPAADTAAAEACAKECEELLQTRRRRRGIAAQVRSRLVREPGVLPSMAVIADELCITERTLHRRLMAEHTSYRALVDEVRVTLAVAMLESGLTVEETACQLGYSETAAFSRAFFRWTGSPPSKHRGRRP; this is encoded by the coding sequence GTGTCGATCGGCGGTGCCGCGCAGGCGGATTGGGACATTCCGCGGCCGGTGGCGACTTGTCGGCATCTTCTGGAGGCCGCCCGCCTGCATGGCATCGATGCGGCGGATTGCCTAGCAGATACCGGTGTCACACCCGCCGACATCGAGGACAGCGCGACCGAGGTTCAAGCACGCCAGGAGCTGGCGATCCTGCGAAACATCCTTGGCCGCGTACGCGATCCACATGAGTTCGCGCGCGACGTCGGTCTGCAGTACAACTTCGCCAACACCGGCGTGCTCGGCTATGCGCTGTTGGCGAGCCCGACATTGGGCGATGCGGTCAACCTGGCCTGTCGGTACGCGACGTTGTCGTCGACGTTTCTACGGCTGAGTCGCCACGATACCCCCGATGGCGCCGTTCTCGTGTTCGACGACAGCGCCGTGCCCGCTGACGTTCGCGGTTTCATGATGGAACGGGATCTGTTCGCGCTGACCAGCATGGTGCCGTTGTTGATCGGTCAGCTGAGCTCTGACACTCCGATCAAGGTCGAACTGCCCGGCATCGACTTTCCCGCAGGACGTCTCGAGTTCCCCGGGGTGACAGTTGAACTCGACGTGTACGCGACGCGCAGCGCGATCACCCTGCCGTGCGACCTGCTGACGCTTCCGATGCCGGCGGCCGATACTGCTGCGGCCGAGGCGTGTGCGAAGGAGTGCGAAGAGCTCTTGCAAACGCGTCGTCGGCGTCGCGGAATTGCCGCACAGGTGCGTTCCCGTCTGGTCCGGGAGCCGGGCGTGTTGCCGTCGATGGCGGTGATCGCCGACGAACTCTGCATCACCGAACGCACTCTGCATCGCCGCCTGATGGCCGAACACACCAGCTACCGCGCCTTGGTAGACGAGGTGCGGGTGACCCTGGCCGTAGCCATGCTCGAATCGGGCCTCACCGTGGAGGAAACGGCCTGTCAATTGGGATAT
- a CDS encoding type II toxin-antitoxin system Rv0910 family toxin, with product MAKLELSRELSLPPDEAWAHASNLAELGDWLSLHQGWRCEIPAELTAGTTLVGVAGAKGMRNRVTWTVRKFNPPALLELTGDGVGGTKYALTLAISPAAMGSKFVLRMDLGGRPLFGPIGAAAARAVKGDIEGSIKRFEQLYS from the coding sequence ATGGCAAAGCTTGAGCTCTCTCGTGAACTGTCGCTGCCTCCCGACGAGGCCTGGGCCCACGCGTCGAATCTGGCCGAGTTGGGCGACTGGCTGTCCCTGCACCAGGGGTGGCGCTGCGAGATCCCGGCCGAGCTCACCGCCGGAACCACGTTGGTCGGGGTGGCGGGAGCCAAGGGCATGCGAAACCGGGTCACCTGGACGGTCCGCAAATTCAACCCACCCGCACTGCTGGAACTGACCGGCGACGGCGTGGGCGGCACCAAGTACGCACTGACCTTGGCGATCAGCCCCGCCGCAATGGGATCGAAGTTCGTCCTGCGGATGGACTTGGGCGGGCGGCCGCTGTTCGGGCCGATCGGGGCGGCCGCCGCCCGCGCCGTCAAGGGTGACATCGAGGGATCGATCAAGCGATTCGAGCAGCTCTACAGCTGA